TTAGGAACCACAGTTTTTTCAGAGGATCCATCTGGATCTGCAGTTTTATTAGAAGTTTCTGCTTCTGAATCTTGAACACTACTGCCGTCATGATTACAGCTGGATGACTCATCTTGCAGTATTTCATCCCTGTCATTGTCACCACCATACGAAATTGAAATGACACTACTTCTCTCAGAATCGTTATCTTGAATGTTCTCATGCTCATTACCAGCAACGGCTGCATAGAACACTGGAGAGTTCTCACCGCTAGAAGAACAAGCTTCTGTTGCacattgtgtcctttgtgttgcgctcTCATCAGCTGGCACAGCCAGCGGATTTTCTAGAGGGCTGAGTTTAGCCAGGCACGGTGGGCTTGCAGTTACACTTTCAGCAGCTGCTCTTGGTTGCAAAGGCTCTGCGGGACTCACTGGAGGCTCCTTGTGAATTGCGACGATAGGGAATTCATCTTCTTGAATTTTCCCTGCAATTTCATGAGACCTCCCCGCACTATCTGGTAAAATATCCAGAAGGCATCGCCTTGCTGAATTCCGAGCATCACTTTTCACACTGATTGCTTTCACTGGAGAAGGATCTGACTCTGTCCTACACAAACCAAGCTTCTGCCTTAAGGATTTCTTTATTTCTCTGCTGAAAGAATGACCCTTCTCAGTCTCCTTGGGAGATGTCCCATCAGTGTGCAAATTTCTCCACTGCTTTTCCCAGTAACTCTCGGATAAAGGATGCAATGGAGTTCTCGGAGGAGTTGAAATAGAGATAATACTGTTAACTCTGTCATACTCGCCGATATCCCTATTTAATAGGACAGATGGGGATGAAGTGTTCGCATCAATGGCAGTAGACTGCAGGGACTGGGCCTTCTCAATTAGCTTCTGCACATCAACATTCGTCGGGTAATTCAATAATCTCTGGAGACAAGAGACATCAGTCTCGGTAGCCAACAGAGACGATCTAACATGAAGAAGCATAGAGACTGCCATAGCTGCAATGAATGCCCCTCTATCTGAACACAAGATCCGAAAGCTATATTCCTCATCACTATTTAGCAGCATACTATTGGAACAGGCGAAGACTTTGTCCCATACTACTAAGAGATCACTGAGGCCGAATTCTCGTCCAAACAAGACCCTCAGCCAACGAAGTGCAAACCACTGAGGTTCCACTTTCAGCTCAATGAAATGGTTATGAAGAGATGGCTCAACAATGGAAAGCAAATGATACAATGCTGAGGAGGCTTCAATAGCAGGCGGTAGACTTGAGCTAGATCCAACACTGGATGGAGAGTAAAATTCTGCCATGCGAACCACTCCACCGCCCCCATCCATCAAACCATCAAAAATGGCATAGGCATCATGCTCCATGAATCTTTCAGATAATACAATGCCTAGTTCACCTTCAGCTCCATATGCATCACTAAGTAAAATTATTTCTTTTGTATCTGAGTCAAGCTCATCAAGACTGTTAGCTCTGGAAGCACTTTCAGAATCATTTTCATTGTCAGTTCCTGAATGCCACTTTGGGTCCTTTCTAGGTTTATAACTAAAAACCATATCAGTATCTGGGAAAGGTACTCCAACAAAATCATCATTGAAGCAGTCTTCATGGAGTTTTCGTATTTGCGATAGTTTATCAATGTCGACCTGAAGAACATACACAAGTGGAGCCAATAGCTCATGCATTCCTGTGACAAGATGAGCCATATGTCAATGCATATTCAGCAATTAAACAAGAAGATATAAATGAAAAGATATACTGAAGTGGCCATGCTACTTAGTCAAATACTTGATGTAAGATACTTTGGTGCTACCCGGCATTGCTATTAAGAGATCTCAGAGCTAATTAATATGCTTTAACAATGCCATCTTAAGATATTTATACTCTTGTTTTATAAAATGGTAACTTTTACCGTGCAAAGATTAACAGCCCTAGATGATTTTAGACCCATGAACTAATTAATATGCTTTAACAATGCCATCTTAAGATATTTATACTCTTGTTTTATAAAATGGTAACTTTTACCATGCAAAGATTAACAGCCCTAGATGATTTTAGACCCATGAAGTTCTCAGTTGAAAGGAGAAAGCAAACCAGATTCCTTGCAATAACTTGAGAACTTTGTTTCTTCTACATGCGGAAGGAGTTTCTTACCTTGGCGGTAACCATACTCTGGATGCTGAAGACACCACATTAACAGTATCCTACGCAGCATGGCCTGGCAAGTAGGTGTTTGGAAGTAACTACCATCTTCGGGATACAAGCGAGACAAATCTTGGTCCACAGTCTTCTCCAACTCTGCCCCTCTGAAAAACCGACCCCAGCTACTCTCTGCAGAAAGAAGTTAAATAAAAATATCAAGATGGAAACTTGGAATCAGAGCTGTCGCACAAAGTGTCAAGCAACACCTGGAGGCTTTTGTTACATAACATCATAGAAAAAAGTATACATTTTTGTGTGAGCAAACTATTCACACTCTGAATAATAGGTTTCATCCCGCCTCTTAGGCACTAGCATAGCTAAAACACCAGTAATTATACCAGTAGAAAAGAGCCCTAATAAATAATTATGAACAataataaattaataaaaagagtACACATTTATATATCTTAATGTGTTAAATAACACTTGTCAAGCACCGCTCATCATTTAATAAATGAAGTGCGTCACAACCCATGGAAATTCAGGAAAACACTTTGCAGTGCAAATCTGTGATGGTAAGTGATCACGCAAGTGTTTGCGGTAGATAACAAGTCATCCATGTTCAAAGATATCATCCTTGTAATTTGTTTACCATGTAATCATCACAATTCACAAGATAATGTTTAGGATCAAATACCTGGGTTCTGAGAGAGCGGGTTGTCCACGATGAGGTTAGATGATCTAGCCTCCTCCTTTGGAAGATGAGGGTCTACCAGAACACGGCGCCTCAAACTAACATACCTACAACAAACATGAATCAAATTTAACATGTCATTCTTAGGTAGAAAGAAATAGCAAGGAGCAAAATTCATTTGCCCCAATCACTTATAGATCAGTAACAGCACCAATCTCTCTCGCCGAAATTTCATCTCATGAAACAAACATGGCATGTGGCCATGTGCACGATAACACCGACAGAACCAGAAATCTAGCAATCGACGAGCTATATTCATACGACCACAACCAAATCAGATGCATTAGCAGCCGGtgattgcattaatttgctaacaaACACAACCATCTGGACGAAATCAACGCCTGACCGCGCAAGAATCAAATGAAAGCATAACAAGAACGAGCCAGGTAAGCAGGAAAAACAGAGCAGAGCAGATTCCTGCCGCAAAAGGACAAAACACCAGCAAACACCCGGGAACAAGGATGGCGGGCTCACCTCCGCCGCGAATCGGCGGCAGCGCGGCGGAGCTCCTCGACGGAGGCCTCCGGCGACGCCGGCAGGATGCCGAGATCGACCCGCCACCGGACGCTGCGTAGACTCGAgaaccgccgccgcctctcctcctCCGCCATGGCCGGGCCCCTTCAGTCGCAGGCGAATTGGACTCCTCGAATTAACAACAACCCACAACGGAAGCCAAGAAACGTGGCCAAAACGCTATATATGGCTTTGTTTATCTGTAGCAAAGTGGAAACCAAGAAAAGGAGGATCTTTCCGGGGACGAGGATTAGGTTTTNNNNNNNNNNNNNNNNNNNNNNNNNNNNNNNNNNNNNNNNNNNNNNNNNNNNNNNNNNNNNNNNNNNNNNNNNNNNNNNNNNNNNNNNNNNNNNNNNNNNNNNNNNNNNNNNNNNNNNNNNNNNNNNNNNNNNNNNNNNNNNNNNNNNNNNNNNNNNNNNNNNNNNNNNNNNNNNNNNNNNNNNNNNNNNNNNNNNNNNNNNNNNNNNNNNNNNNNNNNNNNNNNNNNNNNNNNNGGGAGGGGGCTGATTTGGCCGGGACGGTGGATGCttggaggagagggggagggggtggggtggGGCGGGTTAGGCCGGAGGAGAAGAAGGGAAGGTCTCCCTCTTATTATTTTCTCGTTTATGGTggttttttaaatttatttattttaatagGAGAGAGAATCTATAGAAGAGGTTGAGGATTTTGTTCTCTATTGGCAGTAGAGCAGTTGGTAAGAGAGAGgtgatggatgatgatgatgactaggAGAGTGGTGATTGGCAAGGTGGCTAGGCTTATTGGCATTTTCTTGTTCTTTAATGAAGTTCTCATAAAATACATTTATATGTTTTTAAAGGAAATATCGGTGCTTGGATGTTTGTGGGTGTGTCTAACCGTGAAGGGGGCATGTATGGATGAGAGGAAGGAGCAAAGATGAAGTTGTCGCTACCGTTGGttttgtggtctattttgatggaACGGTTAAATAATGAAAGATAACGCCTCCTGGATAGTGCAACTGATTGTAGCATTGCAAGCTATTCTTATCTCTTTACTCGTCGTTACGGTTCATCGACGCACCCTTGTTCGGCCGTTTAGGTTTACGGTTGAGCATGATTCGACATGTATCAAATGGTCCATCGGATGTTAATCATGGTGGAAAGTGGCGATTGCAGCCATTCACTGTCTGAGGGCAACCGTTAAAAAGTGATAGTGAGATGATAATCCTAAGTTTGTTACAGCAATGGTTGATCGAAGGGTTGATAACTTTGTGATACAGTGAAGCGCCACGTGTGGTAGCTGGGAGAGCGAGGCGGGTGCAACGACAAGAGTGTAAGGATGGTGCAATAGAAGACGTGCGAATGCAGAAAAGAGACATTTTGTTCATCGAGGATAGACATTCGTGGAAGCATGTTCTATACCATGTCAAGTGCATTAGTTGTGCCTCTGCAGTGCCACCGTGCACCATACGGGACAATATACACTTCATCGTCATCTTAAACTATTTCACAAATCTAGAAGGAACTTGGTAATTTCTCTCGATACAAAAACCATGTAATTTTAACATTGCGTGCGCAATAGGAAAGGAGTCGAGCATCATGTAGCTCTGTTTATCAATGTTCTAAAACACCTTCCTATGGAAATGACAAGAGAAGTTGCTACGGATCTTCTGGTAACATACTCATCTATATTTTTTTTTTGTAGGAGtaatttgcatgcttgcttgcatgAGTAGGGTATACAGATTGAAGGTATGACATGTCGCTGCTGCAGCTGACGACGTTGGAGCAAATTAGGAGCTAGTGTTTATGATTACAAAACCAGCGTGCTGCAGAAGCAAGtagagttgttgttgttgttgttgttgacgtGTGTTTTACCTCTTGGTGACATTGACAAATCAAATTGTTCTCTTTTTTTGCGGGTCAACAAATCAAAATTGGTTAGTTTAACAGCCGATCGAGAATGGAATTCGTTCTGGGCCTGTGATTTTTTTGTGTTCTAATAATGGAAATAACCGCATGGCGTATGGGCAGCCGGAGCTTAGCTAGAGCACCACCGGCTGCATGCATCCGGTGTAAACCAGCCGAATATGCTCGTCAGGCCAGGCGAGAGTCTCTCATGTACTCGTATATCAGCTTTGGTCTACAGTAAGTACGGGTGGCTCTCATAAATGTTCTTGTCCTGCGTACGCGATCCGCCTGTACGATTGACCTGGACATGCCCACACACGGGCCAGCTGTGCCGTGTACACGTACGCATCCCCGTCACGTAGACCAGTACCACAAGAGCCACGTCTCTCGCCTATCCATCCTCTTGTCTTGAGACCGCAAGCGATAGCAAAGAAAAGCTCGAGACAAGACGAGAAGCAAGTTCCGGCAGGTTTCCGTTCCGTTCCGTCCGGTCCAGCACGTCGACGGCGACGCTCGCAGAGTCACCGTCCTGCATACGTGCCCCCATCTCCCGCTCATAATTAGCACTGTTCCCTCCGGCGTGTTTTCCTTGGGCCTCACGGATAGGATGACATGGCAGTGACCCTGCTCCATCGGCCGCTGGCT
This portion of the Triticum dicoccoides isolate Atlit2015 ecotype Zavitan chromosome 7A, WEW_v2.0, whole genome shotgun sequence genome encodes:
- the LOC119329383 gene encoding uncharacterized protein LOC119329383; the encoded protein is MAEEERRRRFSSLRSVRWRVDLGILPASPEASVEELRRAAADSRRRYVSLRRRVLVDPHLPKEEARSSNLIVDNPLSQNPESSWGRFFRGAELEKTVDQDLSRLYPEDGSYFQTPTCQAMLRRILLMWCLQHPEYGYRQGMHELLAPLVYVLQVDIDKLSQIRKLHEDCFNDDFVGVPFPDTDMVFSYKPRKDPKWHSGTDNENDSESASRANSLDELDSDTKEIILLSDAYGAEGELGIVLSERFMEHDAYAIFDGLMDGGGGVVRMAEFYSPSSVGSSSSLPPAIEASSALYHLLSIVEPSLHNHFIELKVEPQWFALRWLRVLFGREFGLSDLLVVWDKVFACSNSMLLNSDEEYSFRILCSDRGAFIAAMAVSMLLHVRSSLLATETDVSCLQRLLNYPTNVDVQKLIEKAQSLQSTAIDANTSSPSVLLNRDIGEYDRVNSIISISTPPRTPLHPLSESYWEKQWRNLHTDGTSPKETEKGHSFSREIKKSLRQKLGLCRTESDPSPVKAISVKSDARNSARRCLLDILPDSAGRSHEIAGKIQEDEFPIVAIHKEPPVSPAEPLQPRAAAESVTASPPCLAKLSPLENPLAVPADESATQRTQCATEACSSSGENSPVFYAAVAGNEHENIQDNDSERSSVISISYGGDNDRDEILQDESSSCNHDGSSVQDSEAETSNKTADPDGSSEKTVVPNERKPFISKFQWLLKLGRPSGEGNIEKGSGEKSDAKDAVDPSCSEGNSNNPRGNVKLAAGDKKVMGTFKNLGQSMLENIQVIESAFQQDRSQPGPMENFSNNLLGGKGQVTATAALTELRKISNLLSEM